From a single Labrenzia sp. PHM005 genomic region:
- a CDS encoding LysE family translocator: protein MSYELILSFAFVAALLVMSPGPNGVLIAKTVPTSGRTAAFANVSGFIAAFFLHGTLSILGISIILVHSAEAFFVVKMLGAAYLFWIGLKALRSAFSKNVLATKVAPARRKRTLVKAFGEGFLTNALNPKVSMFYLAAFPQFIPAAEGALAGATLLVVIHSAINALWFGAMILLLSRVSEAAQKPTFQRWLKGITGAVFMGFGLKLATLRP, encoded by the coding sequence ATGTCCTATGAACTTATTTTGAGTTTTGCGTTTGTCGCAGCCCTGTTGGTGATGTCGCCTGGACCAAACGGTGTCTTGATCGCCAAAACTGTTCCGACGTCCGGTCGGACGGCGGCGTTTGCGAATGTGTCCGGCTTTATCGCAGCCTTTTTTCTGCATGGAACGCTGTCCATCCTTGGAATTTCCATCATTCTGGTGCATTCGGCAGAAGCGTTTTTTGTCGTAAAAATGCTTGGGGCGGCGTATCTGTTCTGGATTGGGCTAAAGGCGCTGAGATCCGCATTCTCCAAAAATGTCCTGGCAACAAAAGTGGCCCCGGCCCGGCGCAAAAGAACCTTAGTTAAGGCCTTTGGCGAAGGCTTTCTAACCAATGCGCTCAATCCGAAAGTCTCCATGTTTTATCTGGCGGCGTTTCCGCAGTTCATTCCGGCTGCAGAGGGCGCGCTTGCCGGGGCAACGCTGCTCGTGGTCATTCATTCGGCCATCAACGCTCTGTGGTTTGGCGCCATGATCCTGCTGTTGTCCCGGGTGTCGGAAGCTGCACAAAAGCCGACGTTCCAACGGTGGCTCAAAGGTATCACCGGCGCGGTTTTCATGGGATTTGGGCTGAAACTGGCGACTTTGCGTCCTTAA
- a CDS encoding HIT family protein, with product MKSNLKPYARSNTCRPNDRFELMTFFDLNPRLEGDSLPVLDLALSSVRLMKDANYPWLLVVPRKPDLVEIIDLDETDQLQLMREIAMVSRVLREVTECEKLNVGALGNQVSQLHVHIVARFRDDAAWPGPIWGVVPPRSYENDADQHLIDRLRSSFSALAELEN from the coding sequence ATGAAAAGCAATCTGAAGCCGTACGCGCGCTCAAACACCTGCCGACCCAATGACCGGTTTGAACTTATGACTTTTTTCGATCTCAATCCGCGCCTTGAAGGCGACAGCCTCCCAGTGCTGGACCTTGCCTTGTCCTCGGTCCGTCTGATGAAAGACGCCAATTATCCCTGGTTGCTTGTGGTGCCTCGCAAACCGGACTTGGTGGAAATCATCGACCTGGACGAAACTGATCAACTGCAGTTGATGCGGGAAATCGCCATGGTCAGCCGAGTTCTGCGCGAAGTGACAGAATGTGAAAAGCTCAATGTCGGCGCACTCGGAAACCAAGTTTCGCAGCTGCATGTCCATATTGTGGCGCGGTTCCGTGACGATGCGGCCTGGCCCGGCCCAATTTGGGGCGTTGTGCCACCGCGGTCTTATGAAAACGACGCGGATCAACATTTGATTGACCGGCTACGTTCTTCCTTTTCAGCCCTGGCCGAATTGGAAAACTAA
- the nudC gene encoding NAD(+) diphosphatase, producing the protein MRAVDAALPAMEMSFLGNSLDRQSTRRGDTTYLASLLDRPDTEVVLSTPRTLVFPAGSPLKVGHSLDAALDLGAIREEMVFLGLRPENGVAVFATTLKQHDEDLAGNPDLQLQDLRTLALQNTFSPEDLGALAQARALIHWHRTHRHCSRCGEKTKMAEAGYRRDCPACESQHFPRTDPCVIMLITDGDRALLGRPARLAEGIFTTLAGFMEPGETIEQAVRRETLEESGIKVGDVQLISNQPWPFPANLMLGCVGTALSSEIAIEDDELEACKWCDRNEVRQMIAGTHPEGHMIPPSISIAYELITGWLEGTTQ; encoded by the coding sequence ATGCGCGCTGTTGATGCCGCCCTGCCCGCCATGGAAATGAGTTTTCTCGGCAATTCGCTCGACCGCCAATCAACCCGGCGTGGCGACACAACCTATCTCGCAAGCCTTTTGGACCGACCCGATACAGAGGTTGTGTTGTCCACACCCCGGACATTGGTGTTTCCAGCCGGCTCTCCGTTGAAGGTTGGCCACTCACTTGATGCCGCCCTGGATCTTGGAGCCATTCGCGAAGAGATGGTATTCCTAGGACTTCGACCGGAAAACGGTGTGGCAGTCTTTGCGACCACACTGAAACAGCACGACGAAGACCTTGCCGGAAACCCCGACCTGCAACTTCAGGACCTACGCACATTGGCCCTGCAAAATACCTTCTCACCGGAAGACTTGGGCGCGCTGGCGCAAGCCCGCGCGTTGATCCATTGGCACCGGACCCACCGGCATTGTTCGCGTTGCGGCGAAAAAACGAAGATGGCGGAAGCTGGCTACCGGCGCGACTGCCCTGCCTGCGAGAGCCAGCACTTTCCGCGGACCGATCCTTGCGTGATCATGCTGATCACAGACGGCGACCGCGCGTTGTTGGGACGGCCAGCCCGCTTGGCCGAAGGCATCTTCACCACATTGGCCGGTTTTATGGAACCGGGCGAAACAATAGAACAAGCGGTGCGCCGGGAAACCCTGGAAGAATCCGGCATCAAAGTTGGCGATGTCCAGCTGATTTCCAACCAGCCCTGGCCCTTCCCGGCGAACCTGATGCTCGGCTGCGTCGGCACGGCGCTTTCGAGTGAGATCGCCATCGAAGATGATGAACTGGAAGCCTGCAAATGGTGTGATAGAAATGAAGTCCGTCAAATGATTGCCGGCACCCACCCGGAAGGACACATGATCCCACCGTCCATTTCGATCGCGTATGAGCTGATTACCGGCTGGCTCGAAGGAACAACTCAATGA
- a CDS encoding histidine phosphatase family protein — protein MTWCVYLTHPEVIIDKDIPIPEWSLSDLGRERAAKAAVLPFAKDIKRVVSSGEVKAVETAEVFCEPFGLKPLALKALHENDRSATGFLPPEEFEKTADLFFAHPDTSIRGWERAIDAQMRIVTGIQAALRTIDDEAPVLFTGHGGVGTLLMCHLMGAPISRIHDQKRGGSWYRFDKTWLASQSAPDLAWTEL, from the coding sequence ATGACCTGGTGCGTCTATCTCACCCATCCGGAGGTTATTATCGACAAGGACATTCCCATTCCCGAATGGAGCCTGTCGGATCTTGGCCGAGAACGGGCTGCAAAGGCTGCAGTGTTGCCGTTTGCAAAAGACATTAAACGTGTGGTTTCCAGCGGTGAAGTGAAAGCGGTCGAGACGGCGGAAGTATTTTGCGAACCGTTTGGACTGAAACCCCTTGCCCTCAAGGCGCTGCATGAAAATGACCGGTCGGCGACCGGCTTTCTGCCGCCGGAAGAATTTGAGAAAACTGCAGACTTGTTTTTTGCCCACCCGGATACGTCGATCCGGGGCTGGGAGCGCGCCATTGACGCCCAAATGCGCATTGTCACCGGAATTCAGGCAGCTTTACGCACGATAGATGACGAGGCTCCCGTCCTTTTCACCGGCCATGGTGGTGTCGGCACTCTGTTGATGTGCCATTTGATGGGAGCGCCAATCTCGCGCATTCACGACCAAAAGCGCGGCGGCAGCTGGTACCGGTTCGATAAAACCTGGCTCGCGTCACAGTCGGCACCGGATTTGGCTTGGACAGAACTGTAA
- a CDS encoding lytic murein transglycosylase — protein MKLLKLALCVLGFYSLNDVPAFAGQYDQAFRQFLASDVVPAARKAGVSQATLDRQLKGLKPDTSLPGLVGPGGKGTPPKVNFQAEFRSPQRYFRDSQFNALVPGGQRLMKKHAGTLKKIEARYGVPKRIILAIWARESGYGGAKIPHDAVRVLATRAFMGQRPDLFKAELIAALKILQRGDVSRKVMKSSWGGAMGQPQFLPSSFLKYAVDFDGDGKRNIWTSQVDTMASIANYLAKHGWVSGRDWGYEVTLPNTVSCTREGPDNRQPISAFVQEGVQRVSGRPFPAHEVNQPGNILMPAGRYGPAFIATENFYVIKEYNESDTYALFVGHLADRYGSNKAFRGSWKPMKDTTRGAVRNLQLRLEDLGHDVGGADGLIGFKTRRSIGKDQEKNGFFATCWVG, from the coding sequence TTGAAACTCCTGAAGCTTGCCTTGTGTGTTCTGGGCTTTTATAGCCTCAATGATGTCCCGGCCTTCGCCGGCCAATATGATCAGGCGTTCCGGCAATTTCTGGCATCGGATGTAGTACCTGCTGCCCGGAAAGCTGGTGTCTCCCAGGCAACCCTCGACCGGCAATTGAAGGGCCTCAAACCGGATACGTCCCTGCCCGGCCTCGTTGGGCCAGGCGGCAAAGGCACGCCACCGAAAGTCAATTTCCAGGCTGAATTCCGGTCACCCCAACGCTATTTCCGCGACAGCCAATTCAATGCATTGGTGCCCGGCGGACAGCGGTTGATGAAGAAACATGCCGGCACACTCAAGAAGATTGAAGCCCGCTACGGTGTGCCCAAGCGGATTATTTTGGCCATCTGGGCGCGCGAGTCCGGTTATGGCGGCGCTAAGATCCCGCATGATGCGGTTCGGGTCCTTGCGACCCGCGCCTTCATGGGCCAACGCCCAGACCTTTTTAAGGCTGAGCTGATCGCGGCCCTGAAAATTCTTCAACGGGGCGATGTGTCCCGAAAGGTTATGAAAAGCTCCTGGGGCGGCGCTATGGGGCAGCCGCAGTTCCTGCCCTCGTCCTTTTTGAAGTATGCGGTCGACTTCGATGGCGACGGCAAACGCAATATCTGGACGTCACAAGTGGACACCATGGCGTCCATTGCCAATTACTTGGCCAAGCACGGCTGGGTGTCCGGGCGCGATTGGGGCTACGAGGTCACCCTGCCCAACACCGTCTCCTGCACGCGGGAAGGCCCGGACAACCGCCAGCCGATCTCTGCTTTTGTTCAAGAAGGTGTCCAGCGCGTCAGTGGACGCCCGTTTCCGGCGCATGAAGTCAATCAGCCGGGCAACATCCTGATGCCTGCCGGCCGCTATGGCCCGGCGTTCATTGCGACGGAGAATTTCTACGTGATCAAGGAGTACAACGAGAGCGACACCTACGCGCTGTTTGTCGGGCATCTGGCCGACCGTTACGGCTCTAACAAGGCGTTTCGCGGCAGTTGGAAGCCGATGAAAGACACAACCCGAGGCGCGGTCCGCAATCTTCAGCTGCGTTTGGAAGATCTTGGCCATGATGTCGGCGGCGCCGACGGTCTGATTGGATTCAAGACCCGCCGGTCTATCGGCAAAGATCAAGAGAAAAACGGTTTTTTTGCCACATGTTGGGTGGGGTGA
- a CDS encoding FkbM family methyltransferase — MTVFDDHALSKSPFRRLIPSLYRRLDGLGLRRHSIKTRYGLQFLLDKTNLVDRSMKYRFGWEGEKFEKFIARTQDCFGDQIVFLDVGAHWGLYAIRVSLLPSFDEIHAFEPDKRNRAQLYGNLFLNALEDRITVHPYAVSDTAGELSFLMARPGNRGVSRIVEDAASGQQIVTVQSEPLDDHFDYKNREIAIKVDVEGAEAKALSGMKELISNNKVILMVEIHPENYALTVPVLEGLGLTLSEELSDTKGETDYLFKNF; from the coding sequence GTGACCGTTTTTGATGATCATGCTCTGAGCAAATCGCCTTTCCGCAGGCTCATTCCGAGTCTCTACCGCCGCCTCGACGGCCTGGGATTGCGCCGGCATTCCATAAAAACGCGGTATGGTCTTCAGTTTCTTTTGGACAAGACCAATCTGGTCGACCGTTCGATGAAGTACCGCTTTGGCTGGGAAGGTGAAAAGTTTGAGAAGTTCATTGCCCGGACCCAAGACTGTTTTGGCGATCAGATCGTCTTCCTAGATGTCGGTGCCCATTGGGGCCTTTACGCCATACGCGTATCGCTGTTGCCGAGTTTCGATGAAATTCATGCATTTGAGCCTGACAAACGCAATCGTGCACAGCTCTATGGAAATCTCTTTTTGAATGCGCTTGAGGACAGGATCACGGTCCACCCGTATGCAGTTTCCGACACCGCAGGCGAACTGTCTTTTCTCATGGCGCGGCCAGGCAACAGAGGTGTGTCGAGGATCGTGGAAGACGCCGCAAGCGGCCAGCAGATTGTAACGGTACAATCAGAACCGCTCGACGACCATTTTGATTATAAAAACCGTGAAATTGCCATCAAAGTTGACGTCGAAGGTGCCGAAGCCAAGGCTCTATCAGGAATGAAAGAATTGATCTCGAACAACAAAGTCATCCTGATGGTCGAAATCCATCCGGAAAACTATGCGTTGACAGTTCCGGTGCTTGAGGGGCTGGGGCTTACATTGTCGGAAGAACTCAGCGACACCAAAGGCGAGACCGACTATTTGTTCAAAAACTTTTGA
- a CDS encoding G8 domain-containing protein, with protein MKLVSLDQVTHTAISSGDWSNPATWSNGVVPTQWAKVHIPAGIEVRVDSSLDTPVKTVRVDGTLSFATDTSTQLKVDTLVTTTSGHLVMGTAEQPVADTVTAKIVFADDGAIDKTWDPSLISRGALLHGKTTINGAAKSGFEVVEAFPMAGDTSLTLKTAPTGWAVGDTIVIAGTDPKNPATDEKVKIIAIDGAKITFDKALTLDHAAPRADLNVHVANLSRNVEFSSENEALAHRGHVMFMHTNDADVNYAAFDDLGRSDKSVPYNDLEFPDLNPNLPPLDLGGDNVRGRYAVHVHKGGTDAEGAPAKINGSVVTDAPGWGFVNHSSNVDFTNNVTHNITGAAYYTEAGDEIGSFIKNIALRTVNPKDPLNSEEDVDPDAREGRQDYGFQGDGFWFHGPNVKVEGNVVSGASGHAYIWWPEGLLEKAPDGSTSKVFHDTANVPNGGLIGPAGTKMQIMDVPIGSFTGNEGYSSTKGIQIFYLHTEFFGNGLHLEDGTIDPPAAYDAQLRSTLSNSTIWNVEQSAFAAPYANRLTLDNLRFVGNGDSKTVGLDLAHFQNELGLEVRNVTIDGFGVGMKLTTEGQVSVMGTTFANNGTNVQNIRPNEDGPGTIVGMALPVEAPKPGNGSEITDFYADKDSLDVFFGITPEMAGPGYWEGPFPEANNGTGDFQSDPDSHQFSGFENGRFLFPDWFF; from the coding sequence ATGAAACTTGTCTCGTTGGATCAGGTCACACACACAGCAATTTCTTCCGGGGATTGGTCCAACCCGGCAACTTGGTCCAACGGTGTTGTGCCAACACAATGGGCCAAGGTCCACATTCCGGCGGGCATTGAGGTGCGTGTGGACAGCTCCCTGGATACACCGGTCAAGACTGTCCGAGTGGATGGTACTTTGTCTTTTGCCACAGACACCAGCACCCAACTCAAAGTCGACACCCTTGTCACCACCACGTCCGGCCATCTGGTGATGGGAACCGCTGAGCAGCCAGTAGCCGACACCGTTACTGCCAAGATCGTCTTTGCCGATGATGGTGCCATCGACAAGACATGGGACCCGTCCCTGATCAGCCGCGGTGCACTTTTGCATGGCAAAACCACCATAAATGGTGCGGCCAAGAGCGGGTTTGAGGTCGTTGAGGCCTTCCCGATGGCAGGAGACACGTCGCTTACCCTCAAGACCGCGCCAACTGGCTGGGCGGTTGGCGATACAATCGTCATTGCAGGCACAGACCCCAAAAACCCGGCAACGGACGAAAAGGTCAAGATCATTGCAATCGACGGTGCCAAAATCACTTTTGACAAGGCGCTCACCCTTGATCACGCCGCGCCACGGGCAGATTTGAATGTGCATGTGGCCAATCTGAGCCGCAACGTCGAATTCTCTTCGGAAAACGAAGCGCTTGCACACCGTGGGCATGTGATGTTCATGCACACCAACGATGCCGACGTGAACTATGCCGCCTTCGACGATCTCGGACGGTCCGACAAATCCGTTCCTTACAATGATCTGGAGTTTCCCGATCTGAACCCGAACCTGCCGCCGCTTGACCTTGGCGGTGACAACGTGCGCGGCCGGTACGCAGTCCATGTGCACAAGGGCGGAACCGACGCCGAAGGGGCCCCGGCAAAGATTAACGGCTCAGTGGTCACCGATGCCCCTGGATGGGGATTTGTGAACCACTCGTCCAACGTGGATTTCACCAACAATGTGACCCACAACATCACCGGGGCTGCCTACTATACTGAGGCCGGTGATGAGATCGGTTCCTTTATCAAGAACATTGCCCTTCGCACGGTCAACCCGAAGGACCCGCTCAACAGTGAAGAGGACGTCGATCCGGATGCGCGCGAGGGCCGGCAGGATTATGGCTTTCAGGGCGACGGTTTCTGGTTCCACGGCCCGAACGTGAAGGTCGAAGGTAATGTGGTCTCAGGTGCATCCGGCCATGCCTATATCTGGTGGCCGGAAGGACTTTTGGAAAAGGCGCCGGACGGCAGTACGTCGAAGGTCTTTCATGACACGGCGAATGTACCCAATGGCGGCTTAATCGGACCAGCAGGTACAAAGATGCAGATCATGGATGTGCCAATCGGCTCCTTTACGGGGAACGAAGGGTACAGCTCCACAAAAGGTATCCAGATCTTCTACCTTCACACCGAGTTTTTCGGCAACGGATTGCACCTTGAAGATGGGACAATCGATCCGCCTGCGGCCTATGACGCTCAACTGCGTTCCACCTTGTCCAACTCGACGATCTGGAACGTCGAACAAAGCGCCTTTGCAGCCCCCTATGCCAACCGCCTAACCCTCGACAATCTGCGTTTCGTCGGCAATGGCGACAGCAAGACTGTTGGGCTAGATCTCGCCCATTTTCAGAATGAATTGGGCCTGGAAGTGAGGAACGTTACGATTGACGGCTTCGGCGTTGGCATGAAACTGACGACCGAGGGCCAGGTAAGTGTTATGGGCACCACATTCGCCAACAACGGCACGAATGTGCAAAACATCCGGCCCAATGAAGACGGACCTGGCACTATTGTCGGCATGGCCCTGCCTGTTGAAGCTCCCAAGCCGGGCAACGGTTCTGAGATAACCGACTTCTACGCCGACAAAGACAGCTTGGATGTTTTCTTTGGCATTACGCCTGAAATGGCCGGGCCGGGCTATTGGGAGGGCCCTTTTCCAGAAGCCAACAACGGGACCGGCGATTTTCAATCGGATCCGGACAGCCACCAGTTCTCAGGTTTTGAAAACGGCCGCTTTCTCTTCCCAGACTGGTTTTTCTGA
- a CDS encoding peptidoglycan-binding domain-containing protein: protein MLTESELKKARRLNRIYADTLIWSEGGVQKSGWGSRLVGISKLLDMTGLPNDEFGFAQAVANWQEKNGIKPIDGIIGKTTWAKMEPLTRTMELKIDWGKPKPLGNKLFDNKDPIILRRPGSPFDQLETRSELAQTPITVAQSSMFVPARGFLFVVFEQLPDVGRTHLIRKVAVIPNNFAFSPRNWKGTLTPGQHALGNTPNLSQYLSASNRAIGAPSIFPRQGMPATPVLVDIAKIEAAGGKILSPDDIVRDLRQIAAKNPNMQKRINTLIDAVSKIEGEVLIEGGTPPGSGSKLKMAHKPYIRGAEFQWQEMVDGNITRDAMKNNLDQLDDSFRRARNLGRAGRFVSGVGLVFTAYDVTKATSQSIEQQSFKPIGAETIRQVGGWGSGVAGMKIGFVTGAALGIETGPGAIVTGAIGAIIIGGLGYWGSDWVADMIHKN from the coding sequence ATGCTCACCGAAAGCGAACTTAAAAAGGCGCGGCGCCTTAACCGGATATATGCAGACACCCTGATTTGGAGCGAGGGCGGCGTTCAAAAATCGGGATGGGGCAGCCGGCTCGTCGGTATCAGCAAACTCTTGGATATGACTGGTTTGCCCAATGATGAATTCGGGTTTGCGCAAGCGGTCGCCAATTGGCAGGAGAAAAACGGAATCAAGCCCATCGATGGCATCATCGGCAAGACCACTTGGGCAAAGATGGAACCGCTGACGCGGACCATGGAGCTGAAAATCGACTGGGGGAAGCCCAAACCACTCGGGAACAAACTATTCGACAACAAGGATCCCATCATTCTTAGGAGACCCGGATCTCCCTTTGATCAATTGGAAACCCGGAGCGAATTGGCACAAACACCAATCACCGTCGCTCAATCATCCATGTTCGTGCCGGCCCGTGGTTTTTTGTTTGTCGTGTTTGAACAGCTGCCCGATGTCGGCAGAACCCATTTGATCCGGAAAGTTGCCGTCATTCCAAACAACTTTGCCTTTTCTCCCCGCAATTGGAAGGGAACACTCACCCCGGGCCAGCATGCGCTTGGCAATACACCAAACCTCAGCCAGTACTTATCGGCGAGCAACCGGGCTATCGGCGCACCGTCTATTTTTCCGCGCCAAGGCATGCCAGCGACACCCGTTCTCGTCGACATTGCCAAGATCGAAGCCGCTGGGGGGAAGATCCTTTCGCCTGATGATATTGTCCGTGATCTGCGGCAGATCGCAGCGAAAAATCCAAACATGCAAAAGCGTATCAACACGCTGATTGACGCCGTCAGCAAAATCGAAGGGGAAGTGCTGATTGAAGGCGGCACGCCTCCCGGCAGCGGATCCAAATTGAAAATGGCGCATAAGCCGTACATCCGCGGCGCCGAATTCCAGTGGCAAGAGATGGTGGACGGCAACATCACCCGCGATGCCATGAAAAACAATCTGGATCAGCTAGACGACAGCTTCCGCAGGGCCAGAAATCTTGGGCGCGCAGGCCGGTTTGTCAGCGGTGTTGGTCTGGTGTTCACCGCCTATGATGTGACCAAAGCAACGTCCCAATCCATTGAACAACAATCCTTCAAACCGATCGGCGCAGAAACTATCCGGCAGGTTGGCGGCTGGGGGAGCGGTGTCGCCGGAATGAAAATCGGGTTTGTCACAGGTGCTGCGCTGGGAATCGAAACCGGTCCCGGCGCAATCGTGACCGGTGCGATCGGTGCAATCATCATCGGCGGTTTGGGGTATTGGGGATCTGATTGGGTTGCCGATATGATCCATAAGAACTGA
- a CDS encoding VOC family protein has product MPNRLAALTLNVTNPDTLAEFYCRILGMRRFERDGCIAVGYGNEGAVLVLKPVDDRAPYQHSNTDRYWKIGLTLPDIDCANARLKAHGISASEPHQFRDIGYLSHFADPEGHIIELVQHTFEGETKITTGDPALPLGGGAEIGLVTLRTDNIEKEIDRCEATLGLKSLVRERISDLGFDLYFLGRPGDTPPDPDPDALINRPWLYQRSYTVLEFQHIKRKTEILAPMPGQKGYSGITVERTGTDKENFV; this is encoded by the coding sequence ATGCCCAATCGCCTCGCTGCCTTGACGCTGAACGTCACGAACCCGGATACTCTCGCGGAGTTTTATTGCCGGATCCTCGGCATGCGGCGATTTGAGAGGGATGGATGCATTGCCGTTGGCTACGGGAACGAGGGGGCGGTTCTGGTTTTAAAGCCGGTGGACGACCGGGCGCCCTATCAGCACAGCAACACTGACCGTTACTGGAAAATCGGGCTGACGTTGCCTGACATCGACTGTGCAAATGCCCGGCTCAAGGCCCATGGTATCAGCGCTTCGGAACCGCATCAGTTCCGAGATATCGGCTATTTAAGCCACTTTGCTGATCCTGAAGGTCATATCATCGAGCTGGTTCAGCATACGTTTGAGGGCGAAACCAAAATCACAACCGGTGACCCCGCACTTCCTTTGGGGGGCGGTGCTGAAATTGGTTTGGTTACCCTGCGCACCGATAACATTGAAAAGGAGATTGACCGCTGCGAAGCAACGCTCGGCCTCAAGTCTCTTGTCCGGGAACGAATCTCTGATCTTGGGTTCGACCTCTATTTTCTGGGACGACCCGGGGACACGCCGCCCGATCCTGATCCGGACGCGCTCATCAACCGGCCATGGCTCTACCAGCGGTCGTATACCGTTCTAGAGTTTCAGCATATCAAACGAAAAACAGAGATCCTTGCCCCTATGCCGGGGCAAAAGGGGTACTCAGGAATTACTGTCGAGCGCACCGGCACAGACAAAGAAAACTTCGTCTGA
- a CDS encoding tetratricopeptide repeat protein — MFQDRYDNSLSTSSALARDAYIDAVDRFLSAEEGALEGFQKAIEADPDFALAYAGLARCHQILGNVQEARTIVQHAEACGQPETTREQSHLNALGLLVRGKVPAAYAAIRAHCAEYPRDAMVAQTCTGVFGLIGFSGQPGREAEQLAFTSALLPHYGDDWWFLGQHAFSQAEAGQIGPAAETIERSLNGNPRNANGAHIKAHIHYETGETAAGIAYMNDWRKDYSKAGILHCHISWHVALWALETGDEETMWQVVDTDVAPGGGWGPALNVLTDTAAILYRAELAGVHVSPDRWQAVSAYAAQFFPKTGLAFADVHAALAHAMAGNQEDLQRIAVEARGPAADMVQYLANGFAAIGAENWAEAQNHLVRTMADHARIGGSRAQRDLIEYAYMGALLKQGFSSEARRFLATRRPVNIGTRSLNGLY; from the coding sequence GTGTTTCAGGATCGGTACGACAACAGCCTTTCAACGTCGTCTGCATTGGCTCGTGATGCCTATATTGATGCGGTCGACCGGTTTCTGTCTGCCGAAGAGGGCGCGCTAGAGGGTTTTCAGAAGGCGATCGAAGCGGATCCGGACTTTGCTCTTGCATATGCCGGTCTTGCCCGGTGCCATCAGATCTTGGGCAATGTCCAGGAGGCGCGGACCATTGTGCAGCACGCCGAAGCGTGTGGGCAGCCCGAGACGACCCGCGAGCAAAGCCATTTGAATGCTCTGGGCCTATTGGTGCGGGGCAAAGTACCTGCTGCCTATGCGGCCATCAGGGCACATTGTGCCGAGTATCCACGCGATGCGATGGTGGCTCAGACTTGTACCGGTGTATTTGGATTGATCGGATTTTCCGGCCAGCCCGGCCGCGAAGCGGAGCAGCTGGCGTTCACGTCGGCACTGTTGCCGCATTACGGCGATGACTGGTGGTTCCTCGGGCAGCATGCATTTTCACAGGCCGAAGCAGGGCAAATCGGTCCAGCGGCAGAAACTATCGAACGGTCGCTTAACGGCAATCCACGCAATGCGAACGGCGCTCACATCAAGGCCCACATTCACTACGAAACCGGAGAAACGGCCGCTGGCATTGCCTATATGAACGACTGGCGCAAGGACTACAGCAAAGCCGGAATATTGCATTGCCACATCTCCTGGCATGTCGCGCTTTGGGCGCTGGAAACCGGAGACGAGGAGACGATGTGGCAAGTCGTCGATACTGACGTGGCGCCCGGAGGGGGCTGGGGGCCAGCCTTGAATGTGCTGACCGATACGGCCGCGATTCTTTACAGGGCCGAACTTGCCGGGGTGCATGTTTCTCCGGACCGTTGGCAGGCGGTCAGCGCATATGCGGCGCAGTTCTTTCCGAAGACGGGGCTTGCATTCGCCGATGTTCATGCCGCCTTGGCACACGCAATGGCTGGCAATCAGGAAGACCTGCAGCGGATCGCGGTTGAAGCCCGCGGGCCGGCTGCCGACATGGTGCAATATCTCGCCAATGGCTTTGCGGCCATTGGAGCAGAAAACTGGGCGGAAGCGCAAAACCATTTGGTCCGGACAATGGCCGATCATGCCAGGATCGGAGGAAGCCGGGCGCAGCGTGATCTGATTGAATATGCCTATATGGGAGCTCTTCTGAAACAGGGGTTTTCCAGCGAAGCCCGGCGGTTTTTGGCCACGCGCCGCCCTGTGAACATTGGCACGCGCTCGCTCAACGGGCTCTACTGA